GCCTTCATTGACACATTGgaggatctggtggctctgaaTGAGAAGCTGTGCAAACTGTCTGAATTTGCAGTGGACCTTGAGGTAAAAGattagaaaaacacacacacacacacacacacacatatatacatacatatatatatatatatatatatgaatgtgaTCCAATACAACAGATGCAACCTTTTGTGAAGCTTATAATGTTGTGTCAGAAATGTATGGATTTACTTCTGTGGTAAAAAATTTTTGAGACTGTAATAAAGCCTGCAGACTCAAGTGTGTAAGCAGatgttgagttttgatgttttctcCACCACAGCACCATTCCTACAGGAGTTTCCTCGGCCTCACCTGTCTGATGCAGATCTCCACCAGAGACGAGGACTTCATCATCGACACCTTGGAGCTCCGCAGTGAGATGTACATCCTGAACGAAGCGTTTACTGACCCGGCTATTGTCAAAGTAATGCAACTGCTCCACAAATCATTTGCTCTCTTCTGAAATGATTCCCCGTGTTGTATCCTGGTGACTGACGTAAAAAGGAAAAGTCTGTGCAGAGGGAAGATGAAATTACCAAAGTGTTTTATGAATGGATTGCATCCGAATTGTCTCATCTTCTGCATAACCTGACCATACACTAGAGGGAGAATCTCCACCAATCTGTCCCCTCCTCACACTCAAAACGTGGTTCCATGATCATAAACAGTTActttaatttttatgttttgtattatGAGTCTTGTACAGATGTAATCTTGAAACCTTTCAACCGGAATTCCTTTGAGGTGTCTCAGAGCGCCGTCATTTTGAAACACATCTCATAAACTCGGAAGGTGTCCTGCGGTGTGTGGGAGCCACTGTGACTCACACACAGTGGGACACCTGTGAAAAAGTGTGATGCGTGGGTTTAAACTGCTGAAAGAGACAAGATCTGTGAAAATAATCCAAATGGGAAAAATGTCACATGGTGTTTCCCcagatttttatttcaaatatttactgtatctgcGCAGTCAaatgatatttattgaaataagCTGGTTCTTCACAGGAGGGTCCTCAGCgctttgtttttcactttcagctGAATGTACTTTCTCTACTGTTATCAGGTCTTTCACGGTGCAGACTCTGACATCGAGTGGCTCCAGAGGGACTTCGGCTTGTACATCGTCAACCTCTTTGACACGCATCAGGCCAGTCGAGCCCTGAACCTGGCCAGACATTCCCTCGACCACCTGCTAAAACATTACTGCAGTGTGGACTCGGACAAACGCTACCAGCTCGCTGACTGGAGGATTCGGTACGGAGACGACTTGACCATttgatgtttcattttacagttagTTGTTTATGGTTTAGCTGTGGGgtagattttcttttaaatcttaTAACGGGGAAACGCCATCATGTATTTCAGATTATTTGTAATTGTAACATTTccagctttaaaaaaagaaaaattgttgACTTTGGGCAGTTGAAGTAAGATTTGTCCCATAACCCCATAACTTGGCCCTGTAGCCCCTTGCCAGAAGAGATGGTGCAATACGCCCGGACAGACACCCACTACCTCCTCTACATCTACGACAGCGTGAGGGCGCAGCTGTTGGACTTCAACCACGGGCAGCCTGGCCTGCTGCAGAGTGTCTGGAACAAGAGCAAAGACATTTCCCTGAAGGTTTGCACAAATTTCCCTTCTTACACCATAAAGATTAAACTGACACTCAAACATCAACCTCTGTACTCCTATTCCACCGTTCCCCATCCAATAATCGCACGGTTTCTTTATTGTTCATATTTCCACAGCATAATctcctgcatttttttttgacatttgtcaTGATTTCACCATCTGCCCCCTTCTCGTACAGAAATATGTGAAGCCTATATACACAGAGGAGTCCTATTTggagctgcagaggaagcaGAAAAGGTCTTTTAACACCCAGCAGCTCACTGCCTTCAGACTGCTGTTTGCCTGGAGGGACAAGCTGGCCAGGCAGGAAGATGAAAGCACCGGGTAGGCTGTTTGGAAATGGATGAACTTGCAGCTCTGGAAATCTGCTAGAGCTGTTTTCCTATTTCTAGCGTGCGCCCAGCCAGATTTTTGCAACGTACATGTTTTTAGTCACAGTCTCCCTGCCTTTAGAATCATCCATTCGACATCCTcctaaacatgtttttaataattttatttgtgtttagaTTTGTCCTGCCAACTCACATGATGATCAAAATATCCGAGGAGTTGCCCAAGTAAGTTGATTAGATTTCCCACTTAaattttgatgcatttttagTTGTTCTCACTTCAGTGCATGTGAACagtgttttgtctttatctACCCAGAGAGCCTCAGGGCATCATCGCCTGCTGTAACCCTGTGCCCCCGCTGGTGAGGCAGCAGGTCAATGAGCTCCATTTGTTAGTACAGGAAGCTCGAGAAATGCCTCTCCTTAAGGTGAGACATGATGGGCAGCagcagtgggggggggggggggtataatgttttttctatcagttatgtaattccagtgtttgtgttgttacaATGTTTTCTACACTTCACACAGGCTGAAATTGCAGCTCAAAAGAAGAAAGGACTCACGCCCATAAAAAAGGTCagtaaaaaaacagatgaatcaAGATggaattttcagtttttgcattTAATAGTTTACAACTGAGGTAAATTAATGTGatcttgtgtcatttttcagcCAGAGGTTACTCTGTTTGGTCCTCATGATACATCCAGGGTCTCTGAAAGTGATCTTCCCCACTTTTCTGCTGATGGTAAGTTTGATACTCATACATATcgtattagggctgcaactaacaattattttaattattgattaatctgttgattatggTCTCAATAAATCGATTAGTCAActggtttttaaaatgtcacaaaatggtgaaaaatgtcaacaactgtttcccaaaagcccaagatgcaaccagaaatgtcttgtttgtccAGATCAACAGTCCATAACAAAGATATTCCATCATAGATGATTAAAGAAAccgaaaatattcacattaaagagGCTGGGAccattttagcttttttttttctttaaaaaaaatgactcaaaatgattaatcagttatcaaaatagttgacagttaattttctgtcgatctaCTAATTGATGAATttattaatcattgcagctctatattgTACATTATCCTGGTGATGTGATATTGTAGCCCATTAAACCTGAAACACGTGTATTTAATTTCAGAACTGCCTGTTAAACAAGGGGCGCTCTTCTCCGATGATGAGCACAAAATGGATGTCGATGAAGAGAAAACAAGTGGTCTCATGGCAGCAGCCAAAATCACACTGTTTGAGGTAGAGCTCAACTTTCAGTTTATTCAGACAGTCAGTTTGTATGTAACTGTGGTTCCTAATGTCAGaactcttcttcctctttgaaGGAGCTGGAAACAAAGAATGACCAAGAGGACGTCTCTGTGGCTCAGATGAAAGCCAGACGCATCATTGAGTCTTTTGAAAACCCTTTCAGAATGGTGAGGGTCAACCATTGATTTAACCTTCagcattgtttgtattttttttttttactggacaCACAATATTCAGTCATcttgctttgtgttttcagtatttACCATCCACCGATGTGCACGTCAACAAGAATGCCAAGTTTGACCCCTCCTCAAAAATATTTGAGGTAATCGAAGAGCTCCTTTCATTCATCCATATCCTGACTCAGAATAAAGATCTTATTTATCTTTCTATCTccaagtttatttgtgttgtcCTCTTAACTTCATGTTTGAATATTCAGAGCTGCACCATCTCACATTTACAGATCAGTAAAAGATGGAAACTCCAGAGTATtgaacagcagcagaaggaGTTGGAGTCCAAGAGAAAAGCCAAGGAAGAAGCAAAGGAACATGCAAAGAAAGTAGCAGGTAATAGGGTATAACTTGCTCTAaatgtaatctttttttaatggaaGCCTTGTGTCCTTCACTGTATCTTATTGTTGCTTTccacagaagaaagaaagaaggctAAACAGAGCTACCAGGAGTCTCTACAGAACGTGGCCACCGTTCGTCAGCAAGCAGCGGTGAGTAATTTGCTCTTTTCCACTTCTGATAGGCTTTGCACTGTAAACGTCCCTGTTGGGAAAGTACAAATCCATGAAAAACATGAGTTATACTCACCCAGGAGCCTGGCACGGCATATTAAAGATGCTTTAATAGCCAGTTTAACCCTCTGTAATGCCCCCCATTTTCTTAAGATATGGCTGATATTTCTGCACATCAATACAGTGACTCACAAGCGAGTGAACCATTGCTACCACTCTGCAGCACCAGCATTGTAGTGGccttttaatatatatatatatctttcaCGTTATGTGTCTGGGGAAGAAGAATGCACAGCATGGGATTGGAGCATTAGAGACATGTCCTCCACTCATCAAACACTTTCCTTTCCTCCTGGGGATAAAAACAGCTTCTTTCTCCCGAAAAGCCCACTTCCTGTTCGCTGCGTGTCTCTGGTGTATTGCTTGGCAACCTCCTGCTTGGTTAGTCATACACACTCTTGCCACCATATGgtgtttcctctctcttctaAATTAATTCCAGTGCTCAGACAAAAGTCCTCATCCTCCATCCACAGTgcagaagagcagagagaatgGTCACCACCGCCTGACTctcacttttctctctgttggtGGATGGCACAACTTCCCCCTCTGCCTTTCATTGTTCGAGCCTCGAGCCATCAAAGGCTTGTGCCAATAGTAATCCACTGTGTGATAATGGCTTAAGTGTAAAATTGGTTTTAAGACACTGTCTGCTGAAACAGCGCCTCAAAATAAGCACGTTGGCACCGTCTGGTGGCATGCATCATAGTCAGAAGTGTTGGCAGCGGCACTTGAAAGTAACACTCGTCAACTTGCCAACTGCAGGCAAATATTGGCCGCGCCGGCTTGCTGTCAGTTTCAGCCGGCACTTTGGCAGTGAGGTTCTCTTGTCTAATATCGGTTTGAAAGAAAGCTTTGTGATTTTTCCCATGCGTCTACTAAACTGATATTATGATCGGAATTATGAGGAGTGTATGCTGTGATTGCGCTCCAGCATCACTGATTTTCTCTTTAGCCTCCATTCTGTTCATAAACAGTTGCATCAAATAATGATTAACTGTCCTCAGGTTAAATTAAGCAAATTAGACACATCTGAAATAATATTGCAATAAAGCATGATTTGTCAAGACCGAAgttttgagggggggggggggttgtgttttttttgctatgTAAATGCTCTAATCAAACTAAATACAAAGGAGAAACTACAGTTTGAAGAAAATATGTTTCGGCCAGAGAATCTCAGTTTCAAGTCTCATATGGCGGAGTTGTAATTGCAAAGCTATCATGAAGGTGAACCCTCAGTGAGGTGACGATGATGCTGTCAGTCGCACTTTACGCTGTGATTGTAGTTCTATCATGTGAAGCCATTTTGAACTTACTCAGTGCTTGAGGAGAACCTGTCTCAGATAGATTAATGTGAGCAAACACAGGGAAAGAGAATCCCAAGATGATGAGCTGAGACCCTGTAAGACCTTGTTCTTTAAACATTGGTAAAGATTCACGGTTTCTGTGAGCCGCTGCAGCTTCAAACACTACACCGGTAGACGTGAACATTGTAACTTAAAATTAGCACAAACATTTAGAAAAGTTGTTAGCGCATAAAGGTAAAACATCGTACATCATGTAATTCTTTGTGTCTTTAGCCACACAGCAGCCACATTGATTTAACAAGTTAATACAACGCAGATATTGTGACTGCAACAACCTCATCTTGAAGACTGATTACACATCTTCTGTGGCAAAACAGCACCGTTGCACTGACTGCTAGAGATTAAAAGGTGTAACAGTTTAATGTTGCAGAGCGTGAGGTAAAGTGAAAATTTCCAACTGTAGATGGCGCCAAAAGCTCTATTTTCCACTTCAGACTGTTCCATCACTAATTAGTTCATATAATATTGACCTGAGCAGGTCAGtgctttatatttgttttaatcagAGGCTTATACAGTATGGAATTAAGGGAGGtgtaaggaaatgtgtgtgtatatacagtatgtgtgtgtgtgtgtgtgatgtatatgcagcacaggaaaacaaaacatgttgagGCAAATGATCAGTTATTGTCAACCTCTTTATAGTTCCCTTTAAAGATTACGTAATCTGTTgctttaatgtttcttttatgcACCATAAATACTTAATCTGCAGCCCGAACAATTTAAACCCcctaatattaaaatattaaacatactTGTAGCAAGAGAGCTGTTTGACTACCAGTATAACAACACTGTACACATATAACTTGTCTCACAGCTAGAAACAGTCATCCAGCACTGTTTATTATCTTGTTACtctaaatgaaatgtttattctAAGTATTGTACATAATATAACACGGCTGACCAAATTTAACAGGAATCTGCAAAAGGCGAcggaaagaagagagagagggccGCCAGCGAGGTTGGAGAGTCGACTCCCAAACCGAGCAAGAAGCTGATGAAATCTGCAGAGAAGCCTCAGAAGACAGAGCCGCCTCCCCAAGACAGCTTCAAGCCCTTCGACTACAGTCAGTCAGACCTCAAAGTTTTTGCTGGTATGCATTTATGGGATTCTTTTTCATCACAATCGATCACATCACATTAATTAATGACATCACATTTAGTTACAGTTGTTGTACAGAATAAAAGTATTCAACTTAGTGCATCCCCTTTGTTTTACAGGTACTAAATCCAAGGACAACACGCATTTTGATCCAAACCGGCAAACCCATGATTTTAAGAAAAAGGTAtttgtttgttgatttatttgtttattgaaaaatatattttatcagtGCTTAATGGATGAAAATATTTTGTCCAACAGAAAACTCCAAAGGGACAAAAATCTAATTTTGGAGCTGGAAACCGAAGTATGTCATACATGGCTGGAAAATCTGACAGGTAAAcgtatataatatacagtataagagGGTTTTTTGCCCGTACAAATTCCAACAT
This window of the Thunnus albacares chromosome 5, fThuAlb1.1, whole genome shotgun sequence genome carries:
- the exosc10 gene encoding exosome component 10, which encodes MMNSSKSNASSNSGRQDSNTDTNDEENAELCPGFKDADAFVKYGLGAVLSATRASAGLPQSGDEFDFYRSFPGFQEFCESQGDKLLHCMSQIMQHHGCRSHMRDRNKLTGLEERFDLVVDSNDVILERVGILLDEADGVNRSQQPVMPAGFQPPKIVVSSWNRKGSSSGSRSETFRLLHAKNVMRPQLKFKEKVDNSNTPFIPKIFIKPNAVKPLPSYFTNKQIRKERPEDLDVPAALADFIHQQRTQEHVEDMFAHPYQYELDHLTIAENLLSKPEPQMYKPITETKCAFIDTLEDLVALNEKLCKLSEFAVDLEHHSYRSFLGLTCLMQISTRDEDFIIDTLELRSEMYILNEAFTDPAIVKVFHGADSDIEWLQRDFGLYIVNLFDTHQASRALNLARHSLDHLLKHYCSVDSDKRYQLADWRIRPLPEEMVQYARTDTHYLLYIYDSVRAQLLDFNHGQPGLLQSVWNKSKDISLKKYVKPIYTEESYLELQRKQKRSFNTQQLTAFRLLFAWRDKLARQEDESTGFVLPTHMMIKISEELPKEPQGIIACCNPVPPLVRQQVNELHLLVQEAREMPLLKAEIAAQKKKGLTPIKKPEVTLFGPHDTSRVSESDLPHFSADELPVKQGALFSDDEHKMDVDEEKTSGLMAAAKITLFEELETKNDQEDVSVAQMKARRIIESFENPFRMYLPSTDVHVNKNAKFDPSSKIFEISKRWKLQSIEQQQKELESKRKAKEEAKEHAKKVAEERKKAKQSYQESLQNVATVRQQAAESAKGDGKKRERAASEVGESTPKPSKKLMKSAEKPQKTEPPPQDSFKPFDYSQSDLKVFAGTKSKDNTHFDPNRQTHDFKKKKTPKGQKSNFGAGNRSMSYMAGKSDRGFRHNWPKR